A single window of Nicotiana sylvestris chromosome 5, ASM39365v2, whole genome shotgun sequence DNA harbors:
- the LOC138868903 gene encoding uncharacterized protein, whose translation MTDLRTSIVAHKLPTNPMCPPVKQKLGKFKPVMSLKIKEEVTKQIKAKVLRVVEYLTWLANIVPVPKKDGKVVKGQALADHLAENNVGGAYEPLKKHFLDEEVSFVREDIIEAYDGWRMFFDGAANFKGVGIGAILVSKTGQRYPASTKIIFPCTNNTAEYEVCILGLNMAVDMNIQELLVIGDLDLLVHQVQGEWATKNSKIFPYLHHVK comes from the exons ATGACCGATTTGAGaacttccatagtggctcacaagttgcctactaatcccatgtgtccgccagtaaaacagaaactcGGAAAGTTCAAACCAgtcatgagcctgaaaatcaaggaggaagttaccaagcagatcaaagccaaagttctcagggtagttGAATATctaacctggttagctaacattgtgccagttccgaagaaggacgggaag gtggtcaaaggacaagcattggcagatcaccttgctgaaaataacgtgggaggagcatacgaacctttgaaaaaacattttcttgatgaagaagtgtcgttcGTAAGGGAAGACATTATCGAAGCatacgatggttggaggatgttctttgatggagctgcaaatttcaaaggagtaggcattggagcaatTTTGGTATCAAAAACGGGTCAGCGTTATCCAGCATCTACTAAAATCatatttccctgcaccaacaacacgGCAGAATATGAAgtctgcatactaggactcaacatggcagtcgacatgaacattcaggagttgctagtgatcggtgATTTAGatctgcttgtgcaccaggtacaaggagagtgggccaccaagaattccaagatatttcctTATCTGCACCATGTGAAATaa